Proteins encoded in a region of the Paucibacter sediminis genome:
- a CDS encoding PAS domain-containing hybrid sensor histidine kinase/response regulator yields the protein MSSSKDSLDDLSSLVGHDLPPGEGRTALEQSLLWRSVRLFLWACVGLCTVVTAMLVLSIGPGEPLGGWLPPGLALGTAATGLALLWRQPRQHGRAVVLLMQALVIALALAIAVSRQLGLYSISLGVMGLMVALTTAIVGLRTGLAVFCMGLACLAGLGWAELAGWITVAQRSVSLPARLLAHSLLLSAGLIVGLGTARMVRRSVQEASDRSARFRHLLSMAADWYWEMDREFRFTHLAEDRPGASGLDLQARQGKTPWELEQLGLSDEDMDAHRADLESHRSFRGVVARRRNDDGTVRFVSVSGEPRFDAQGNFRGYWGVGRDVTGEVQAEQAIVATETRYRELFRRSPSPLVLHRWGRVLDANPAAMAMFGYTQRSSMIGQDLFSHYEPGDDERARQRAAKIEAMPVGAMLPMAEFRLRTLSRRRRLVQATSVRVDAASGPATLSFFIDQTEASRAQDALRRSEGLLSHLVATSPDVITLTEINSGRYAMVNKTFEELTGYSTDEVLGHTADELGIWHKHEDRERLVEAIRLHGRVSEMPATFINKHGDPIAMVISAAPFVMEGLSYLVINARDVSESERTRLVHAAILENASIGITLTRDQQFVQVNKLVEDMFGWPDGSLIGQHGSVVWPSMADYAAVGAELGPRLAAGEQVEAERMMRRRDGSTFLCRLLARAVDPNHPSRGGTIWILEDVTEKRRVEAALAQAKDEAQAASRAKTAFLANTSHEIRTPLNGVVGLARMLQQPDLDDETRRHYLDQMLDSAESLSGLISDILDLSKIEAGRLTLESVPFALRDMLGTMRMAYLTLAQARGLTFKIDVDEAVPAWVVGDPVRLRQILSNYLTNALKFTESGSVAVQVRRLDEERIRIEVSDTGPGISAEMQGRLFQPFTQADESTTRRFGGTGLGLSICRELASLMGGQVGCESTPGQGSTFWAELPLSAAPTPISTQLREARDNEDLKGLRVLMVEDNPVNMMIAVALLEQWGLEVAQASDGSQAVEAINAAASMGKPYDAVLMDVQMPVMSGHEATRHVRRRFSAEELPIVALTAAALVSERDEALAAGMNEFLTKPIDAPRLRQALVRLIGHKDPDNLRT from the coding sequence GTGAGCAGCAGCAAGGACAGCCTGGATGATTTGAGCAGCCTGGTGGGGCATGACCTGCCCCCGGGCGAAGGCCGCACGGCGCTGGAGCAAAGCCTGCTGTGGCGCTCGGTGCGCCTGTTCCTGTGGGCTTGCGTGGGCCTGTGCACGGTGGTGACCGCGATGCTGGTGCTGAGCATCGGCCCGGGCGAGCCGCTGGGCGGCTGGCTGCCGCCGGGCCTGGCCCTGGGCACCGCCGCCACCGGCCTGGCCCTGCTGTGGCGCCAGCCGCGCCAGCATGGCCGCGCCGTGGTGCTGCTGATGCAGGCGCTGGTGATCGCGCTGGCGCTGGCTATCGCGGTGTCGCGCCAGCTCGGCCTGTACTCGATCAGCCTGGGCGTGATGGGCCTGATGGTGGCCCTGACCACCGCCATCGTCGGCCTGCGCACCGGCCTGGCCGTGTTCTGCATGGGCCTGGCCTGCCTGGCCGGCCTGGGTTGGGCCGAGCTGGCCGGCTGGATCACGGTCGCCCAGCGCAGCGTCAGCCTGCCCGCCCGCCTGCTGGCCCACAGCCTGCTGCTGAGTGCCGGCCTGATCGTGGGCCTGGGCACCGCCCGCATGGTGCGGCGCTCGGTGCAGGAGGCCAGCGATCGCAGCGCGCGCTTCCGCCATCTGCTCAGCATGGCGGCCGACTGGTACTGGGAGATGGACCGCGAGTTCCGCTTCACCCATCTGGCCGAAGACCGCCCCGGCGCCTCCGGCCTGGACCTGCAGGCGCGCCAGGGCAAGACGCCCTGGGAGCTGGAGCAGCTGGGCCTGTCTGACGAGGACATGGACGCGCACCGCGCCGACCTCGAATCGCACCGCAGCTTCCGCGGCGTGGTGGCAAGGCGCCGCAACGACGACGGCACGGTGCGCTTCGTGTCGGTGAGCGGCGAGCCGCGCTTCGACGCGCAGGGCAATTTCCGCGGCTATTGGGGTGTCGGCCGCGACGTCACCGGCGAGGTGCAGGCCGAGCAGGCCATCGTCGCCACCGAGACGCGCTACCGCGAGCTGTTCCGCCGCTCGCCCTCGCCGCTGGTGCTGCACCGCTGGGGCCGCGTGCTGGATGCCAACCCGGCCGCGATGGCGATGTTCGGCTACACCCAGCGCTCCAGCATGATCGGCCAGGACCTGTTCTCGCATTACGAGCCGGGCGACGACGAGCGCGCGCGCCAGCGCGCCGCCAAGATCGAGGCGATGCCGGTGGGTGCGATGCTGCCGATGGCCGAGTTCAGGCTGCGCACCCTGTCGCGCCGGCGCCGCCTGGTGCAGGCCACCAGCGTGCGCGTGGACGCCGCCAGCGGCCCGGCCACGCTCTCCTTCTTCATCGACCAGACCGAGGCCTCGCGCGCGCAGGACGCGCTGCGCCGCTCCGAGGGCCTGCTCTCGCACCTGGTGGCCACCAGCCCGGATGTGATCACCCTCACCGAGATCAACTCCGGCCGCTACGCGATGGTCAACAAGACCTTCGAGGAGCTCACCGGCTACAGCACCGATGAGGTGCTGGGCCACACCGCCGACGAACTGGGCATCTGGCACAAGCATGAGGATCGCGAGCGCCTGGTCGAGGCGATCCGCCTGCATGGCCGCGTCAGCGAGATGCCGGCCACCTTCATCAACAAGCATGGCGATCCGATCGCGATGGTGATCTCGGCGGCCCCCTTCGTGATGGAGGGCCTGTCCTACCTGGTCATCAACGCGCGCGACGTGTCGGAGAGCGAACGGACCCGGCTGGTGCACGCGGCGATTCTCGAGAACGCCTCGATCGGCATCACGCTGACGCGCGACCAGCAGTTCGTGCAGGTCAACAAGCTGGTGGAAGACATGTTCGGCTGGCCCGACGGCAGCCTGATCGGCCAGCATGGCAGCGTGGTCTGGCCCAGCATGGCCGACTATGCGGCGGTGGGCGCCGAGCTGGGGCCGCGCCTGGCGGCGGGCGAGCAGGTCGAGGCCGAGCGCATGATGCGGCGCCGCGACGGCTCGACCTTCCTCTGCCGCCTGCTGGCGCGCGCGGTGGACCCCAACCACCCCAGCCGCGGCGGCACCATCTGGATTCTGGAAGACGTCACCGAGAAGCGCCGCGTCGAGGCCGCGCTGGCCCAGGCCAAGGACGAGGCCCAGGCCGCCAGCCGCGCCAAGACCGCCTTCCTGGCCAACACCAGCCACGAGATCCGCACGCCGCTGAACGGCGTGGTGGGCCTGGCGCGCATGCTGCAGCAGCCCGACCTGGACGACGAGACGCGCCGCCATTACCTGGACCAGATGCTGGACAGCGCCGAGAGCCTCTCGGGCCTGATCTCCGACATCCTGGACCTGAGCAAGATCGAGGCCGGCCGCCTGACGCTGGAGTCCGTGCCCTTTGCGCTGCGCGACATGCTGGGCACCATGCGCATGGCCTATCTGACGCTGGCGCAGGCGCGCGGCCTGACCTTCAAGATCGACGTCGACGAGGCCGTGCCCGCCTGGGTGGTGGGCGACCCGGTGCGCCTGCGTCAGATCCTCAGCAACTACCTCACCAACGCGCTCAAGTTCACCGAGTCGGGTTCGGTGGCCGTGCAGGTGCGCCGCCTCGACGAGGAGCGCATCCGCATCGAGGTCAGCGACACCGGCCCCGGCATCAGCGCCGAGATGCAGGGCCGGCTGTTCCAGCCCTTCACGCAGGCGGATGAATCGACCACGCGCCGCTTCGGCGGCACCGGCCTGGGCCTCTCGATCTGCCGCGAACTGGCCAGCCTGATGGGCGGCCAGGTGGGTTGTGAAAGCACGCCCGGCCAGGGCTCGACCTTCTGGGCCGAGCTGCCGCTCTCCGCCGCCCCCACCCCCATCAGCACCCAGCTGCGCGAGGCGCGCGACAACGAGGACCTGAAGGGCCTGCGCGTGCTGATGGTGGAGGACAACCCGGTCAATATGATGATCGCCGTGGCCCTGCTGGAGCAATGGGGGCTGGAGGTGGCGCAGGCCAGCGACGGCAGCCAGGCGGTGGAGGCCATCAACGCCGCCGCCAGCATGGGCAAGCCCTACGACGCCGTGCTGATGGACGTGCAGATGCCGGTGATGAGCGGCCACGAGGCCACCCGCCATGTGCGCCGCCGCTTCAGCGCCGAGGAGCTGCCGATCGTCGCGCTCACCGCCGCGGCCCTGGTGTCCGAACGCGACGAGGCGCTGGCCGCCGGCATGAACGAGTTCCTCACCAAGCCCATCGACGCGCCGCGCCTGCGCCAGGCCCTGGTGCGGCTGATCGGACACAAGGATCCGGACAATCTGCGGACCTGA
- the ypfH gene encoding esterase, whose protein sequence is MNTPARSQALALLPDKGLPDLLFLLLHGAGADASQMRPLAQALRAQYPQAAVVSINAPEPYDQIPGGGAGHQWYSLKDANDDNHGQRVAAALPGFIATVRAWAEQFDLPWERVALAGFSQGAVMALEAVQAEVALAGRVLAFSGAYANMPGHAPLNVSLHLMHGLQDGTLPYQDQVDAAKRLVRLGADITADILPDIGHELHPELIEKALGQLRTFVPARVWREAMQAAQAQGLAPKKD, encoded by the coding sequence ATGAACACCCCCGCCCGCTCCCAAGCCCTTGCCCTGCTGCCCGACAAGGGCCTGCCCGATCTGCTGTTCCTGCTGCTGCACGGTGCCGGCGCGGATGCCTCGCAGATGCGGCCGCTGGCCCAGGCCCTGCGTGCCCAGTACCCGCAGGCCGCGGTGGTGTCGATCAATGCGCCCGAGCCCTATGACCAGATCCCCGGTGGCGGGGCGGGTCACCAGTGGTATTCGCTCAAGGACGCCAACGACGACAACCATGGCCAGCGCGTGGCGGCCGCCCTGCCCGGCTTCATCGCCACCGTGCGGGCCTGGGCCGAACAGTTCGACCTGCCCTGGGAACGCGTGGCGCTGGCCGGCTTCTCGCAAGGGGCGGTGATGGCGCTGGAAGCGGTGCAGGCCGAGGTGGCGCTGGCCGGCCGCGTGCTGGCCTTCAGCGGCGCCTATGCCAATATGCCCGGGCACGCGCCGCTGAACGTGAGCCTGCACCTGATGCATGGCCTGCAGGACGGCACCCTGCCCTACCAGGACCAGGTGGACGCCGCCAAGCGCCTGGTGCGCCTGGGCGCCGACATCACCGCCGACATCCTGCCCGACATCGGCCACGAGCTGCATCCCGAACTGATCGAGAAGGCGCTGGGCCAGCTGCGTACCTTCGTGCCGGCGCGCGTCTGGCGCGAGGCCATGCAGGCGGCGCAGGCGCAAGGCCTGGCACCCAAAAAGGACTGA
- a CDS encoding M14 family metallopeptidase: protein MAAALPSPRFDEFYRYDALTELLFAYAEARPNLVSVRSIGKSHEGRDIWVLVLTNTATGADVDKPAFWLDGNIHAAELSASTACLFYLNDLLNKYGLEPQVTQLLDTRVIYMVPRLNPDGAELALADRPRHIRSSTRRYPYDEEPVDGLNIEDVDGDGRILTMRVPDPHGGYKKHAGDPRLMVAREPGEFGGEYYRLIPEGFIKHHDGLTVTINPDREGLDLNRNFPSEWRQEYKQLGAGPYPTSEPEVRAMVDFIVAHPNIGAAISYHTHSGVILRPMGSQSDDDMIPEDLWSYKQFSALGEKHTGYPAISIWHDFKYHPKDIISGTQDWVYEHLGALFWVVEIWSPNKAAGIEGYKWIDWYREHPVEDDLKLLKWSDEQCGGQAHVDWQPFQHPQLGAVEIGGWDKMNFWRNPPPHLREREAARFPAWMNQIALSLPKLELLRTEVRALGPDTWRVRLAVSNSGYLPAYVTKRALERKTVRGVMFHIHLPDPLLNPEISLVSGKERMEGPQLEGHAPKQSQHAFLPSREVTADRAVGEWVVRAPKGTRLALTASAERAGTVRTEVVLD from the coding sequence ATGGCTGCTGCTCTTCCATCTCCGCGCTTCGACGAGTTCTACCGCTACGATGCCCTGACCGAGCTGCTGTTCGCCTATGCGGAGGCGCGGCCCAACCTGGTCTCGGTGCGCTCCATCGGCAAGAGCCACGAGGGGCGCGACATCTGGGTGCTGGTGCTCACCAACACCGCCACCGGCGCCGACGTCGACAAGCCGGCCTTCTGGCTGGACGGCAATATCCACGCCGCCGAGCTCAGCGCCAGCACCGCCTGCCTGTTCTACCTCAACGACCTGCTGAACAAGTACGGCCTGGAGCCGCAGGTGACGCAGCTGCTGGACACGCGCGTGATCTATATGGTGCCGCGCCTGAACCCCGATGGCGCGGAGCTGGCGCTGGCGGACCGGCCGCGCCACATCCGCTCGTCAACGCGCCGCTACCCCTATGACGAGGAGCCGGTGGACGGCCTCAATATCGAGGACGTGGACGGTGATGGCCGCATCCTCACGATGCGCGTGCCCGACCCCCATGGCGGCTACAAGAAGCATGCCGGCGACCCGCGCCTGATGGTGGCACGCGAGCCGGGCGAGTTCGGCGGCGAGTACTACCGCCTGATCCCCGAGGGCTTCATCAAGCACCACGACGGCCTCACCGTGACGATCAACCCCGATCGCGAGGGCCTGGACCTGAACCGCAACTTCCCCAGCGAATGGCGGCAGGAATACAAGCAGCTCGGCGCCGGACCCTACCCGACCAGCGAGCCCGAGGTGCGGGCCATGGTGGACTTCATCGTCGCCCACCCGAATATCGGCGCGGCCATCAGCTATCACACCCACAGCGGCGTGATCCTGCGGCCGATGGGCTCGCAGAGCGACGACGACATGATTCCCGAGGACCTGTGGAGCTACAAGCAGTTCTCGGCCCTGGGCGAGAAGCACACCGGCTACCCGGCCATCAGCATCTGGCACGACTTCAAGTACCACCCCAAGGACATCATCAGCGGCACGCAGGACTGGGTCTACGAGCACCTGGGCGCGCTGTTCTGGGTGGTGGAGATCTGGTCGCCCAACAAGGCCGCCGGCATCGAGGGCTACAAGTGGATCGACTGGTACCGCGAGCATCCGGTGGAGGACGATCTCAAGCTGCTCAAGTGGAGCGACGAGCAATGCGGCGGCCAGGCCCATGTGGACTGGCAGCCCTTTCAGCATCCGCAGCTCGGCGCGGTGGAGATCGGCGGCTGGGACAAGATGAACTTCTGGCGCAACCCGCCGCCGCATCTGCGCGAGCGCGAGGCGGCGCGCTTCCCGGCCTGGATGAACCAGATCGCGCTCTCGCTGCCCAAGCTGGAGTTGCTGCGCACCGAGGTGCGCGCGCTTGGCCCCGACACCTGGCGCGTGCGCCTGGCGGTCTCCAACAGCGGCTACCTGCCCGCCTACGTGACCAAGCGCGCGCTGGAGCGCAAGACGGTGCGCGGCGTGATGTTCCACATCCACCTGCCCGATCCGCTCCTGAACCCCGAGATCAGCCTGGTGAGTGGCAAGGAGCGCATGGAGGGCCCGCAACTGGAGGGTCATGCGCCCAAGCAGTCGCAGCATGCCTTCCTGCCCAGCCGCGAGGTCACCGCGGATCGCGCCGTGGGCGAGTGGGTGGTGCGCGCGCCCAAGGGCACGCGCCTGGCGCTGACGGCCAGCGCCGAGCGCGCCGGAACGGTCAGGACCGAGGTGGTGCTGGACTGA
- the pyrF gene encoding orotidine-5'-phosphate decarboxylase: MNFIQQLHAAEQLNDSLLCVGLDPEPAKFPGAWKNDAARIYDFCAAIVDATKDLVIAFKPQIAYFAAHGAESQLERLMAHIKRVAPHVPVILDAKRGDIGSTAEQYAREAFMRYQADAVTLSPFMGFDSIEPYLRYPDKGAILLCRTSNPGGSDWQNQRLADVAGQPRLYEHLARLAQTDWNKNGQLGLVVGATFPGEIARVRELAPTLPLLIPGVGAQGGDADATVKAGWRPGSPIIVSSSRAVLYASQGEDFAAAARRVALQTRAQLKQAKA; the protein is encoded by the coding sequence ATGAATTTCATCCAGCAACTCCACGCCGCCGAACAACTCAACGACTCGCTGCTGTGCGTGGGGCTGGACCCCGAACCCGCCAAGTTCCCGGGCGCCTGGAAGAACGATGCGGCGCGCATCTACGATTTCTGCGCCGCCATCGTGGACGCCACCAAGGATCTGGTGATCGCCTTCAAGCCGCAGATCGCCTACTTCGCCGCGCATGGCGCCGAAAGCCAGCTGGAGCGCCTGATGGCGCACATCAAGCGCGTCGCGCCCCATGTGCCGGTGATCCTGGACGCCAAGCGCGGCGACATCGGCTCCACCGCCGAGCAGTACGCCCGCGAGGCCTTCATGCGCTACCAGGCCGATGCGGTGACGCTCTCGCCCTTCATGGGCTTCGACAGCATCGAGCCCTATCTGCGCTATCCCGACAAGGGCGCCATCCTGCTGTGCCGCACCTCCAACCCCGGCGGCAGCGACTGGCAGAACCAGCGCCTGGCCGACGTGGCAGGCCAGCCGCGCCTCTACGAGCACCTGGCCCGCCTGGCCCAGACCGACTGGAACAAGAACGGCCAGCTGGGCCTGGTGGTGGGCGCCACCTTCCCGGGCGAGATTGCGCGCGTGCGCGAGCTGGCCCCCACCCTGCCCCTGCTGATCCCGGGCGTGGGCGCCCAGGGCGGCGATGCCGACGCCACCGTGAAGGCTGGCTGGCGGCCGGGCAGCCCCATCATCGTGAGCTCCTCGCGCGCCGTGCTCTACGCCAGCCAAGGCGAGGACTTTGCCGCCGCGGCCCGCCGCGTGGCCCTGCAGACGCGCGCGCAGCTCAAGCAAGCCAAGGCCTGA